In Oscillospiraceae bacterium, the following are encoded in one genomic region:
- a CDS encoding RHS repeat-associated core domain-containing protein: MKSYDYDAFGVERNIASSDINPFRYCGEYYDKETGEIYLRARYYNPATGRMFSEDTVTSQFSEMANGQKIPDPLSLNLYTYCGSNPILYQDAIGHIFMLVTAAIGAVLGGIGGAIYSQIKYGKVRWQNVVAGAAIGGVIGLTGGAAAGIALAGSVTASTGAVIAGGNALIATVGTGGLASGGKFVSDNFKIFVNAFSTAAPALGTQFGKLGKLVKSPNISIDWENTTPHGLERMLERGVTQNMVDTWIKTAKVLQQSGDKFLYVARQGVVVLSKAGQVITAYGSNYFDQNMQEIVNILWKYVNFK; encoded by the coding sequence ATAAAATCCTATGACTATGATGCCTTCGGCGTTGAGAGGAACATAGCTTCCAGCGATATCAACCCGTTCAGATACTGCGGGGAGTATTATGATAAGGAGACCGGGGAGATATATCTCCGGGCGAGGTATTATAATCCTGCAACGGGTAGGATGTTCTCGGAAGATACTGTAACGTCACAGTTCAGTGAAATGGCGAATGGACAAAAGATTCCAGATCCACTAAGCCTTAACCTTTATACTTATTGCGGCAGTAATCCGATTCTTTACCAAGATGCAATCGGTCACATATTTATGCTGGTGACGGCAGCGATAGGCGCTGTTCTGGGAGGTATAGGCGGTGCTATCTACTCACAAATTAAATATGGTAAAGTAAGATGGCAAAACGTTGTTGCCGGAGCGGCTATTGGCGGTGTAATTGGACTAACAGGCGGAGCGGCAGCAGGTATAGCACTTGCAGGAAGTGTGACGGCTTCTACTGGTGCTGTAATTGCTGGTGGAAATGCATTAATTGCTACGGTAGGGACAGGAGGATTAGCTTCCGGTGGTAAATTTGTATCTGATAATTTTAAGATATTTGTAAATGCATTTAGTACTGCTGCACCAGCATTAGGAACGCAATTTGGTAAACTAGGTAAACTAGTAAAAAGCCCTAATATTAGTATAGATTGGGAAAATACTACACCTCATGGTTTAGAAAGAATGTTGGAACGTGGCGTTACTCAAAACATGGTTGATACATGGATTAAAACAGCTAAAGTGTTACAACAATCAGGTGATAAATTTTTATATGTTGCTCGCCAAGGTGTGGTTGTTTTATCAAAAGCAGGACAAGTAATTACAGCTTACGGAAGTAATTACTTTGATCAAAATATGCAAGAAATTGTTAATATATTATGGAAATATGTGAACTTCAAATGA
- a CDS encoding DUF1871 family protein — translation MNSIKLIINEWDPIDLLLHAPEDEYAFEIKEIKKLLNDNINLENLSEGIYEIFKLNFGDIFKKSKSDCILIAEKILFINK, via the coding sequence ATGAACTCTATAAAATTAATCATAAATGAGTGGGATCCAATTGATCTTTTATTGCACGCTCCTGAAGATGAATATGCATTCGAAATAAAAGAAATAAAAAAACTACTTAATGATAATATTAATTTAGAAAATTTATCTGAAGGAATTTATGAAATTTTCAAATTAAATTTTGGTGACATATTTAAAAAATCAAAATCTGATTGTATATTAATAGCAGAAAAAATATTATTTATAAATAAATAA
- a CDS encoding tyrosine-type recombinase/integrase, whose translation MPINKTGVKKDGKQQYRVRVNYTDREGKSNQVERIAYGLPEARELEAKLRDEYTSGDKSTLRMTVEELIKEYLKAKKNEVRATTFDKTRRNMERYIIPELGKVRLDRLGVQRLQEWKTLFSDKDLAFRSKQNIYKELSTLFNYAVRLEYMPKNPLKSIGNFKEVYFEKPAEKLNYYTAAEFLSFISAAKSAAEASGDWRYYVFFNVAFYTGMRKGEINALKWSDIDGDIIHVRRSIAQKLKGEDVETPPKNKSSYRDLQIPIPLKNILDEHKKRQSANAVNFSNNYRVCGGESCLRDSSIENFNQRFAKAAKLKHIRIHDFRHTHASLLVNEGINIQEIARRLGHSKIEITWNTYSHLYPREEERAVAILNKIA comes from the coding sequence ATGCCTATAAATAAAACAGGCGTTAAAAAGGACGGAAAGCAGCAGTACCGCGTTCGCGTTAATTATACGGATAGGGAAGGGAAATCAAATCAAGTTGAAAGAATTGCATACGGTTTGCCTGAAGCGCGAGAACTTGAGGCGAAGCTTCGTGACGAATACACTTCCGGGGATAAAAGCACGCTGCGGATGACTGTTGAAGAACTCATTAAGGAATATCTTAAAGCGAAGAAGAACGAAGTACGCGCGACGACATTTGACAAAACGCGGCGTAATATGGAACGATATATAATCCCGGAGCTCGGCAAGGTTCGTCTCGATCGGTTGGGAGTTCAGCGTCTCCAGGAATGGAAGACGCTTTTTTCTGATAAGGATTTGGCTTTCAGGTCAAAGCAGAATATTTATAAAGAATTAAGCACATTATTTAATTACGCCGTACGGCTTGAATATATGCCTAAGAATCCGTTAAAATCAATCGGCAACTTTAAAGAAGTATATTTTGAGAAGCCTGCCGAAAAGCTTAATTATTATACAGCTGCTGAATTTCTTTCATTCATCAGCGCGGCAAAATCTGCTGCCGAAGCGTCCGGGGATTGGAGATATTACGTTTTTTTCAATGTCGCGTTTTACACCGGTATGCGTAAAGGCGAAATAAACGCTCTGAAATGGTCAGATATAGACGGAGATATAATTCATGTTCGGAGAAGCATAGCACAAAAATTAAAAGGAGAAGATGTTGAAACACCGCCGAAGAATAAAAGCTCATACCGCGATTTACAAATACCTATACCGCTCAAGAATATCCTCGATGAACATAAAAAGCGGCAGTCAGCAAATGCCGTTAATTTTTCGAATAACTATCGCGTATGCGGAGGCGAAAGCTGCTTGAGAGATTCGAGCATTGAAAATTTCAATCAACGGTTTGCCAAAGCTGCAAAATTGAAGCATATACGCATACATGATTTCCGGCATACTCATGCCTCGCTGCTCGTGAATGAAGGTATTAATATACAGGAAATAGCGCGTCGCCTGGGTCATTCGAAGATAGAAATTACATGGAATACGTATTCGCATTTGTATCCGCGTGAAGAAGAACGCGCCGTTGCGATATTAAATAAAATTGCGTAA
- a CDS encoding RHS repeat-associated core domain-containing protein has protein sequence MSSFAYTYYLDGNQATKTDNTGRTTTYTYDDLGRLLTESEAVGGVTQRSLSYTYDKRGNRLTLTVTGSEEYTVAYTCDANNRLITEVKTQGGITTTTTYGYDANGNQTTKTTDGVTQTSMYNLFGQLTGDGILTYTYRPDGLRSTKSDGTTTTVHIWDSGNIVAEMQNNAITVTYIRGINLIASDVDGVRTYYLYNAHGDVVNLTDSSATVTKSYDYDAFGVERNIAPGDANPFRYCAEYYDKETGELYLRARYYDPVTGRFSQEDPIGSGLNWYTYCSNDPILFIDPTGYWEETDSKFSSTVQSYLLKLTYFWYMADSDEARNDIHEEAERVRDIYSSGLGWLLDNAKIISGALADEYFLGDCSVDERDYWLYLAQEFQPDIKIDNRPILRGAIFIAGFVTPSIDDVWRYVSKKASKEMIETIGEKESKKFLKSMTKFAGKAGRNGIKKLEGKGIKGFMYEVKVISKSGAYRLLGNKAKTGEIIWEVFEKTHH, from the coding sequence ATCTCTTCCTTCGCCTACACCTATTACCTTGACGGCAATCAGGCGACAAAGACCGACAACACAGGCAGAACGACTACCTATACCTATGACGATTTAGGCAGGCTGTTGACCGAAAGCGAAGCTGTCGGCGGGGTTACTCAAAGAAGCTTATCATATACCTATGACAAGCGCGGCAACAGGCTCACCTTAACCGTCACAGGCTCGGAAGAATATACGGTCGCGTACACCTGCGACGCGAACAACCGCCTTATCACGGAAGTAAAAACGCAGGGCGGAATAACGACGACAACCACCTACGGTTATGACGCGAACGGAAACCAGACGACAAAGACGACGGACGGCGTTACTCAAACTTCGATGTATAACCTCTTTGGGCAGCTCACAGGCGACGGAATTCTGACCTACACCTACCGTCCGGACGGACTCAGAAGCACGAAGTCTGACGGCACGACAACGACCGTTCATATCTGGGACAGCGGCAATATCGTTGCCGAAATGCAGAACAATGCCATTACGGTCACATATATCCGCGGCATAAACCTCATCGCGTCCGATGTGGACGGCGTAAGAACGTATTACCTCTATAACGCTCACGGTGACGTGGTGAATCTTACAGATTCGTCTGCTACTGTAACAAAATCCTATGACTATGACGCCTTCGGCGTTGAGAGGAATATAGCTCCCGGCGATGCCAACCCGTTCAGATACTGCGCGGAGTATTATGATAAGGAGACCGGGGAGCTATATCTCCGGGCGAGGTATTATGATCCGGTGACGGGACGATTTTCGCAGGAAGACCCCATAGGGAGTGGTCTAAACTGGTATACCTATTGTAGTAATGATCCAATTTTATTTATAGATCCAACAGGATATTGGGAGGAGACAGATTCTAAATTTTCCTCCACAGTTCAAAGTTATTTATTAAAATTGACATATTTTTGGTATATGGCCGACTCAGACGAGGCGAGAAACGATATACACGAAGAAGCAGAAAGAGTTAGAGATATCTATTCAAGCGGATTGGGGTGGCTATTAGATAATGCTAAGATTATCTCTGGTGCATTGGCAGATGAATACTTTTTGGGCGACTGTTCTGTAGATGAAAGAGATTATTGGTTATATTTAGCTCAAGAATTTCAACCAGATATTAAAATAGATAATAGACCGATTTTACGTGGAGCAATTTTTATAGCAGGCTTTGTTACTCCATCAATTGATGATGTTTGGCGATATGTTTCAAAAAAAGCATCAAAAGAAATGATTGAAACTATTGGAGAAAAAGAATCTAAAAAGTTTTTAAAATCAATGACAAAATTTGCTGGAAAGGCAGGAAGAAATGGGATAAAAAAATTAGAGGGAAAAGGTATTAAAGGTTTTATGTATGAAGTAAAGGTAATATCAAAGAGTGGAGCATATCGATTGTTAGGAAATAAAGCAAAGACAGGCGAAATAATTTGGGAGGTTTTTGAAAAGACTCATCATTAA